Proteins encoded by one window of Bacteroidota bacterium:
- the queA gene encoding tRNA preQ1(34) S-adenosylmethionine ribosyltransferase-isomerase QueA, whose protein sequence is MKLSQFKFNLPKDAIAENPAKNREDARMMVVHRKTGKIEHKKFKDIINYFDDGDAFILNDTKVFPARMYGNKEKTGAKIEVFLLRELNRESRLWDVLVDPARKIRIGNKLYFGDDDSLVAEVIDNTTSRGRTLRFLFDGPYEDFKKTIETLGETPLPKYVRRTPTEDDKERYQTVYARNEGAVAAPTAGMHFSKELLKRMELKGINFANITLHIGLGTFRPVEVEDLTKHKMDSEDVEILQSAVDIVNKAKDNKKRVCAVGTTTMRSIETSVSTTGHLKPYKGWTNKFIFPPYDFSVANAMVTNFHLPESTLLMMACAFGGYDLIMKAYKEAIKEKYKFFSYGDAMLIL, encoded by the coding sequence ATGAAATTATCGCAGTTTAAATTCAACCTGCCCAAAGATGCCATTGCAGAAAACCCTGCAAAAAACCGTGAAGACGCCAGAATGATGGTAGTTCACCGCAAAACAGGCAAAATAGAACACAAAAAGTTTAAAGATATTATCAACTATTTTGATGATGGCGATGCCTTTATTTTAAATGATACCAAAGTTTTCCCGGCACGTATGTACGGCAACAAGGAAAAAACCGGTGCTAAAATTGAGGTTTTTTTATTACGCGAATTAAATAGAGAAAGCCGACTGTGGGATGTATTGGTAGATCCTGCTCGTAAAATAAGAATTGGTAACAAACTATATTTTGGTGATGACGATTCATTAGTAGCAGAAGTTATTGACAATACAACATCAAGAGGTAGAACGCTACGTTTCTTGTTTGATGGACCTTACGAAGATTTCAAAAAAACAATTGAAACATTAGGAGAAACTCCACTGCCTAAATACGTTCGTAGAACACCAACTGAAGATGACAAAGAACGCTACCAAACCGTATATGCACGCAACGAAGGTGCAGTAGCTGCGCCAACAGCAGGAATGCACTTTAGCAAAGAGTTGCTAAAACGTATGGAGCTTAAAGGAATTAACTTTGCAAACATTACACTTCATATCGGACTTGGAACATTCAGACCGGTAGAGGTAGAGGATTTGACAAAGCATAAAATGGATTCGGAAGATGTTGAAATTTTGCAAAGTGCTGTGGATATTGTAAATAAAGCAAAAGACAATAAAAAAAGAGTGTGTGCTGTAGGTACCACTACCATGCGTTCTATAGAAACTTCTGTTTCAACAACCGGTCATTTAAAACCATACAAAGGTTGGACAAACAAATTTATTTTTCCTCCGTATGATTTTAGTGTTGCAAATGCCATGGTAACCAACTTTCATTTGCCTGAATCAACTCTTTTAATGATGGCGTGTGCGTTTGGTGGATATGATTTGATAATGAAGGCATACAAAGAGGCTATAAAAGAAAAGTATAAGTTTTTCTCTTATGGCGATGCGATGCTGATTTTGTAA
- a CDS encoding 2-C-methyl-D-erythritol 4-phosphate cytidylyltransferase, giving the protein MPNPIDTVKKYAIIVAGGTGSRTSLPIPKQFVKLLDRPVLMHTIAKFAECFPDIEIIVPLPVSQIENWKRLCVDYNFTIVHTTIAGGDTRFQSVKNALNTIKEEGVVGIHDAARPLVSKQVILNSYKTAEMYGNAVPAIPMNESLRQIDSRRSVAVDRTRFCIVQTPQCFKIDLLKNAFEQGYNNAFTDDASVLEATGVKIHLIDGNPENIKITNPRDFLIAEALFKSTQSPLI; this is encoded by the coding sequence ATGCCTAACCCAATTGATACCGTAAAAAAATACGCCATCATTGTTGCCGGAGGAACAGGGTCAAGAACAAGCTTACCCATTCCTAAACAATTTGTCAAACTTCTTGATAGACCAGTGCTAATGCACACTATTGCTAAATTTGCTGAGTGTTTTCCTGATATTGAAATTATAGTTCCACTCCCTGTATCACAAATTGAAAATTGGAAAAGGCTTTGTGTTGACTATAATTTTACAATTGTACATACCACAATAGCGGGCGGAGATACACGATTTCAATCTGTTAAAAATGCACTAAACACCATTAAAGAAGAGGGTGTGGTTGGAATACACGATGCTGCAAGACCTTTGGTTAGCAAACAGGTAATTCTAAATTCCTACAAAACAGCCGAAATGTATGGCAATGCTGTGCCTGCAATTCCGATGAACGAATCTCTCAGACAAATAGACTCGAGAAGAAGTGTTGCTGTTGATAGAACACGGTTTTGTATTGTACAAACGCCACAGTGCTTTAAAATTGATTTGTTAAAAAACGCTTTCGAGCAAGGCTATAATAATGCTTTTACCGATGATGCATCTGTGTTAGAAGCTACTGGGGTAAAAATCCATTTAATTGATGGAAACCCTGAAAATATTAAAATCACAAACCCGCGAGATTTTTTAATTGCGGAGGCTCTTTTTAAAAGCACACAAAGTCCGTTAATCTAA
- a CDS encoding M28 family peptidase, whose protein sequence is MIRIVFLFFLFSSIASATSIEQLVERISTDSLKSYITTLSSDAMEGRETGTLGQKQAADYIAKKFRKIGLESFTDNYLQQYDYSVDTANKIYTNLTGHNVIGFIRGNLPNAKTLIISAHYDHLGIKDSLVYNGADDNASGVAAIIEIARIFSDEAKLGNKPDNTILFIAFSGEEKGLLGSNYYVKNTVIPLNKCIANINIDMIGRIDAKHATDSNYVYVIGSEKIKKSLKRLIIKQNSLYNNLSLDFSFDRNDVNRYYYRSDHYNFAKNKIPIAFYFNGTHEDYHKPSDDVSKIKFELLTNRVKHIYGVVFKIAQLKKL, encoded by the coding sequence ATGATTCGTATTGTTTTTTTATTCTTTTTATTTTCTTCAATCGCAAGCGCAACTTCCATAGAACAACTAGTTGAAAGAATTAGCACAGACAGCTTAAAAAGTTATATTACCACACTTTCTTCAGATGCTATGGAGGGAAGAGAAACAGGCACCTTAGGTCAAAAGCAAGCCGCTGATTACATAGCTAAAAAATTTAGAAAAATCGGCTTAGAATCCTTTACAGATAATTACCTGCAACAGTATGATTATTCTGTTGATACAGCAAATAAAATATATACAAATTTAACAGGCCATAATGTAATTGGATTTATACGAGGAAATTTACCAAACGCGAAAACACTTATTATATCTGCTCATTACGACCATTTAGGTATAAAAGATTCTTTGGTTTACAATGGCGCAGATGACAATGCTTCTGGAGTAGCCGCGATTATAGAAATAGCTCGCATTTTTTCTGATGAAGCAAAATTAGGCAATAAGCCCGATAATACTATTTTATTTATTGCATTTAGTGGAGAAGAAAAAGGATTGTTGGGGTCTAATTATTATGTTAAAAATACTGTGATACCTTTAAATAAATGTATAGCGAATATAAATATTGATATGATTGGAAGGATTGATGCAAAACATGCCACCGATTCAAATTATGTATATGTAATAGGCTCTGAAAAAATTAAGAAAAGTTTAAAGCGATTGATAATAAAACAAAATAGTTTGTACAACAACCTATCTCTCGATTTTTCATTTGACAGAAATGATGTAAACAGGTATTACTACAGATCCGACCATTACAATTTTGCAAAAAATAAAATCCCAATTGCTTTTTATTTTAATGGAACTCATGAAGATTACCACAAACCTTCCGATGATGTTTCTAAAATAAAGTTTGAGTTATTAACTAATAGAGTAAAACACATTTATGGTGTAGTTTTTAAAATAGCACAATTAAAAAAGTTGTAA
- the rpiB gene encoding ribose 5-phosphate isomerase B, protein MKLSIGSDHAGFTLKEVIKTKLSKENFVINDCGTYSLDSVDYPDFAHKVATSVVNKEVELGILVCGTGNGVAIAANKHKGIRAALCWNKEIAALAKQHNNANIISLPARFITDNEAIEIINTFLNATFEGNRHQKRIEKIDL, encoded by the coding sequence ATGAAGCTAAGTATTGGTTCTGATCATGCAGGGTTTACTTTAAAAGAGGTAATTAAAACAAAACTGTCCAAAGAAAATTTCGTAATTAACGATTGTGGTACTTATTCGTTAGATAGTGTTGATTATCCCGATTTTGCTCATAAAGTAGCTACAAGTGTTGTAAATAAAGAAGTTGAATTAGGTATTTTGGTTTGTGGTACCGGTAATGGTGTTGCAATTGCGGCTAATAAACACAAAGGAATTAGAGCTGCATTATGTTGGAATAAAGAGATAGCAGCACTTGCAAAACAACATAACAACGCAAATATTATTTCTTTACCGGCTAGATTTATTACGGATAATGAAGCCATTGAAATAATAAACACCTTTTTAAACGCCACATTTGAAGGAAATAGACATCAAAAGAGAATAGAAAAAATAGATTTATAA
- a CDS encoding pinensin family lanthipeptide has protein sequence MKAAKLSLKEIKVESFVTSLSAEEKQTINGASNAYGCQNESELGTKCGNNCGSRPTCVRAKTHPIDQLLGLGTLIFWQCLYID, from the coding sequence ATGAAAGCAGCTAAATTGAGTTTAAAAGAAATTAAGGTAGAAAGTTTCGTTACCAGCCTTTCTGCCGAAGAAAAGCAAACCATAAATGGCGCAAGTAATGCGTATGGTTGTCAGAACGAATCGGAGTTGGGTACAAAGTGCGGAAATAATTGCGGTTCTAGGCCAACATGTGTAAGAGCAAAGACGCATCCCATAGATCAATTATTAGGATTGGGTACTTTAATTTTTTGGCAATGCCTTTACATTGATTAA
- a CDS encoding leucine-rich repeat domain-containing protein: MKLKILVAILFLPILIFSQRYNSNCYSNYENDGVVYYSINAAMQNQSTVRVLDLSGTGLTKIPYQISLLPNLKVLILDNNQLSELGYYISFLKNLEVLSVRNNNIPEIGYYTSFLVNLRELYIDGNQLRELGYYTSFLKNLEVLSANNNQIKEIGYYCSFLTNTRKLYLDNNQITNPSFYYVSYMKDLSLLSLRGNRITSISNKSTNTCRVLY, encoded by the coding sequence ATGAAACTAAAAATACTAGTAGCAATTCTTTTTTTACCTATTTTGATTTTCTCTCAACGCTATAATTCAAATTGCTATAGTAATTATGAGAACGATGGTGTGGTTTATTATAGCATAAACGCTGCTATGCAAAACCAAAGCACAGTAAGAGTTTTGGATTTATCTGGTACCGGACTTACAAAAATACCCTACCAAATATCTCTCCTACCAAATTTAAAAGTGTTGATTTTAGACAATAATCAGCTTTCGGAATTAGGATACTACATTTCTTTTTTAAAGAATCTAGAAGTTTTAAGTGTTAGAAATAATAACATTCCCGAAATAGGCTATTATACAAGCTTTTTGGTAAATCTAAGAGAGTTATATATAGATGGAAACCAACTGCGAGAACTTGGGTATTATACAAGTTTTTTAAAAAATCTAGAAGTGCTAAGCGCAAATAACAATCAAATAAAGGAAATTGGGTATTATTGTTCATTCTTAACAAACACGCGAAAGTTGTATTTAGACAACAATCAAATAACCAATCCTTCGTTTTATTATGTGTCTTATATGAAGGACTTGAGTTTGCTTAGCCTTAGGGGAAATAGGATAACAAGTATTTCCAACAAATCAACAAATACGTGTAGGGTTTTATATTAG
- a CDS encoding DMT family transporter gives MNTRSRDLYLLHFVVFIWGWTAILGKLIELPALYLVWYRLPIAVAGIAFWAWYKKINILISWKKVITYSAVGLVIMLHWITFYGAIKVSNISITLACLATISFFTSILEPLIFKRRIRAYEIIFGLIVAVSMALLFKLEFSYKLGIAMGIFSAFTSSLFGVLNGWLIKRGDDPVTISFFELAGGLLALTLFLFKDIGSWPLPTELDWFYLALLGILCTTIPFIISMEILRNISPYTIALTINLETVYGIFFAYFIFNDSEKMSTGFYLVTAIVLAVVIANALLKYATDKRLSKK, from the coding sequence TTGAATACACGCTCAAGAGACCTTTATCTATTACATTTTGTTGTATTTATATGGGGGTGGACAGCTATACTTGGAAAACTTATAGAGCTGCCTGCACTATATTTAGTGTGGTACCGATTGCCTATTGCTGTTGCTGGTATTGCTTTTTGGGCTTGGTATAAAAAAATTAACATTCTAATTTCTTGGAAAAAAGTAATTACTTATTCTGCAGTAGGGTTGGTAATAATGCTTCACTGGATTACATTTTACGGTGCCATTAAAGTGAGTAATATTTCTATAACACTTGCTTGTTTGGCCACCATTTCTTTTTTCACCTCTATTTTAGAACCGCTCATATTTAAACGAAGAATACGAGCCTACGAAATTATTTTTGGTTTGATTGTTGCGGTTTCTATGGCACTGCTTTTCAAGTTGGAGTTTTCGTATAAATTAGGAATAGCGATGGGTATTTTTTCTGCATTTACTTCGTCTTTGTTTGGTGTTTTAAATGGGTGGCTTATAAAAAGAGGTGACGACCCGGTAACAATCTCTTTTTTTGAATTAGCGGGAGGATTACTTGCGCTTACTTTGTTTTTATTTAAAGATATTGGATCGTGGCCTTTGCCTACAGAGCTAGATTGGTTTTATTTAGCGCTCTTGGGAATTTTGTGCACAACTATTCCGTTTATAATAAGCATGGAAATACTTAGAAATATTAGTCCATATACAATTGCGCTTACCATTAATTTAGAAACGGTGTATGGTATATTTTTTGCATATTTTATTTTTAACGATAGCGAAAAAATGAGTACCGGTTTTTATTTAGTTACAGCTATTGTACTAGCAGTTGTAATAGCCAACGCTCTTTTGAAATATGCAACGGACAAGCGATTGAGCAAAAAATAA
- a CDS encoding toxin-antitoxin system YwqK family antitoxin — MCRRLFNIVLILLTFVCSYGQQTETGASEFKIYYYADGKKSSEGTLRQGKPDGYWKTYFPNGKVKSEGNRENFVLDSLWKFYNEDGILTLEYYYENGKKTGEKKTYDSKTGKLLSIENFKEDVKQNFSFNYHSNGKIKDKIPFVDGKENGNAFEYDTLGNIITLTEYKLGFTRKSERINRKDRDGLKQGVWKDFYDNGNLKNEGRYLNDKKDGYFKDYALNGSLLKVEKYTNGKLQEDAPELKKVDIFTEYHPTGKLKFTGGYKDGVPEGVHRDYNDSGLIVSSKIYSDGVIIAEGIMDEKGNQQGIWKEYHTNGKIKAQGEYKDAKRVGEWVFYHPNGKVEQKGKYDKKGKAQGLWKWYYESGNLLREENYVNDKLEGNMIEYSDSGKVITKGEYLDGLKEGTWVYEMGDYREEGAYKADKRDGEWKHFYTNGKLRFEGKFIDGSADGKHKYYHSNGKLMQEGKYIMGNKDGEWVFKDATGLLLLTITYVNDIEIKFDGVKVKPTEQEVLSSGTSAEKKSK; from the coding sequence ATGTGTAGAAGGTTGTTCAACATCGTATTAATTCTTCTTACTTTTGTTTGCTCTTACGGTCAACAAACCGAAACTGGTGCAAGCGAATTTAAAATTTATTATTACGCAGATGGAAAGAAATCAAGTGAAGGTACACTACGACAAGGAAAACCGGATGGATATTGGAAAACGTATTTTCCGAATGGAAAAGTTAAATCCGAAGGAAATAGGGAAAATTTTGTGCTGGATAGTTTATGGAAATTTTACAATGAAGACGGCATTTTAACACTCGAATACTACTACGAAAACGGAAAAAAAACAGGCGAAAAAAAGACATACGATTCAAAAACAGGCAAACTTTTATCCATTGAAAATTTTAAAGAAGACGTTAAACAAAATTTTAGTTTTAATTATCATTCCAATGGAAAAATAAAAGATAAAATTCCTTTTGTAGATGGCAAGGAGAATGGAAATGCTTTTGAATACGATACATTGGGAAATATTATTACACTTACCGAATATAAATTAGGATTTACCAGAAAATCAGAAAGAATAAACAGAAAAGATAGAGATGGTTTAAAACAAGGAGTGTGGAAAGATTTTTATGATAATGGAAATTTAAAAAATGAAGGAAGATATTTAAACGATAAGAAGGACGGGTATTTTAAGGATTATGCGCTGAATGGAAGTTTATTAAAAGTAGAAAAATATACCAACGGAAAATTACAAGAAGACGCACCAGAGTTAAAAAAAGTTGACATTTTTACGGAATATCATCCAACCGGCAAATTAAAATTTACCGGAGGTTATAAAGATGGTGTTCCGGAAGGAGTGCATAGAGATTATAATGATTCCGGATTAATTGTATCTTCTAAAATATATTCTGATGGTGTTATTATTGCCGAAGGAATAATGGATGAAAAAGGTAATCAACAAGGAATATGGAAAGAATACCATACCAATGGCAAAATAAAGGCACAGGGAGAGTATAAGGATGCTAAACGAGTAGGTGAGTGGGTATTTTATCATCCGAATGGAAAAGTAGAGCAAAAAGGTAAATACGATAAAAAGGGTAAAGCACAAGGATTATGGAAATGGTATTACGAAAGTGGTAATTTATTACGAGAAGAAAATTATGTAAATGATAAGTTGGAAGGAAATATGATTGAGTATAGTGATTCCGGAAAAGTAATAACAAAAGGAGAATATTTAGATGGATTGAAAGAAGGAACTTGGGTATATGAAATGGGTGATTACAGGGAAGAAGGCGCTTATAAAGCAGATAAAAGAGATGGAGAATGGAAGCATTTTTACACAAATGGAAAATTACGTTTTGAAGGTAAATTTATTGATGGTAGTGCAGATGGTAAACATAAATATTATCATTCAAATGGTAAGTTGATGCAAGAAGGTAAATATATAATGGGAAATAAAGATGGAGAATGGGTGTTTAAAGATGCTACTGGACTTTTATTATTAACCATTACGTATGTAAATGATATAGAAATAAAATTTGATGGCGTAAAAGTAAAACCTACCGAACAAGAAGTATTATCAAGTGGTACAAGCGCAGAAAAAAAATCTAAGTAA
- a CDS encoding PAS domain S-box protein yields the protein MVQAQKKNLSNNIEEKLVWESLTKFSSSNFLVIDKNYCIYTVYNTVYAKNFIGKSLYDFVHPEHVELYKKKIKKVTQSKKADYIKVSGIKSATSNEKSWYKTEIIPIIQNKKVEYYLLVANNITEEKTLEIARNKSELEIVLSQSPAIIWTTDTNLVFTSSNGSGLKKLDQKPNEVTGVSLYDLFSTSDKEFLPIRMHLNALKGKKVKYEHVFKNVHFQTYLKPLFNGKKIVGCIGISFDITDRKNSERKLQEKERTLSNLMNNLPGMVYRCANDKHWTMFFISNGCYDLTGYTEKEMLNNKKKSYSDIIVPEDRTYIIKQVNSALKNKKHFELQYRIKPKKGQEKWVWERGEGVYSDEGKLLYLEGFITDITARKEFELKIKSSEDNYRRLVELSPDGIFIHDLKGYVIFANPSALKIMGINHLSELKNKSIFHYILPQYHSTVKKRRMEFGKGNKSLPFLPIKIKNAVGEVLDIESKPIPFIFEGKYAVLVVYHDLTQQRKIEKEQMRLQIVEETNKQLKEEIKDRKNAEQKLKQSLQEKEVLLKEVHHRVKNNLQVISSILNLQSSYITDEYTINLFKESQNRIKSMAFIHETLYQTKDFSRINIADYLTNVVKNLVHSYSLQKVETELLIEKIDMNIDTAIPCGLVVNEIISNSLKYAFINKENPQLYLSVKNYKSDLIKIRVGDNGVGLPNGFDYKSSATLGMQLIFTLAEQINADVKIDTNNGVHYTIIFKNT from the coding sequence GTGGTACAAGCGCAGAAAAAAAATCTAAGTAATAATATTGAAGAAAAATTAGTTTGGGAAAGTTTAACAAAATTTTCTTCGTCTAACTTTCTTGTTATAGATAAAAACTATTGTATTTATACTGTTTACAACACAGTATATGCAAAAAATTTTATAGGAAAGTCTTTATATGATTTTGTACATCCGGAACATGTAGAACTATATAAGAAAAAAATTAAAAAAGTTACTCAATCAAAAAAGGCTGATTATATAAAGGTTTCAGGAATTAAATCAGCCACAAGTAATGAAAAATCTTGGTATAAAACAGAAATTATTCCGATAATACAAAATAAAAAAGTAGAATATTATTTACTTGTTGCTAATAATATAACTGAGGAAAAGACATTAGAAATAGCTAGAAATAAATCAGAGTTAGAAATAGTATTATCTCAATCACCAGCAATAATTTGGACAACCGATACAAACCTTGTTTTTACATCTTCTAATGGTTCAGGTTTAAAAAAGTTAGATCAAAAACCTAACGAAGTTACAGGAGTTTCTCTTTATGATCTTTTTTCGACATCAGATAAAGAGTTTTTACCTATACGCATGCATCTTAATGCACTAAAAGGTAAAAAAGTGAAATACGAACACGTATTTAAAAATGTACATTTTCAAACCTATCTTAAACCCTTGTTCAATGGAAAAAAAATAGTTGGTTGTATAGGTATTTCATTTGATATTACTGATAGAAAAAATTCTGAAAGAAAATTGCAGGAAAAGGAAAGAACACTTTCCAATTTGATGAACAATTTGCCGGGAATGGTTTATAGATGTGCAAATGATAAACATTGGACCATGTTTTTTATTAGCAACGGATGTTATGATTTAACAGGATATACTGAAAAGGAAATGTTAAATAACAAGAAAAAATCATATTCTGATATTATTGTTCCAGAAGATAGAACTTATATTATTAAGCAAGTAAATAGTGCATTAAAGAATAAAAAACACTTTGAATTGCAATATAGAATCAAACCTAAAAAAGGACAAGAAAAATGGGTTTGGGAAAGAGGAGAGGGCGTGTATTCTGACGAAGGAAAACTTTTGTATTTGGAAGGATTTATTACAGATATTACAGCAAGAAAAGAATTTGAATTAAAAATAAAATCGAGCGAGGATAATTACAGAAGATTAGTAGAACTATCGCCCGATGGAATTTTTATACATGATTTAAAAGGATATGTAATATTTGCAAACCCAAGCGCTTTAAAAATAATGGGAATAAATCATTTGAGCGAATTAAAAAATAAATCTATTTTTCATTATATCCTTCCACAGTATCATTCTACTGTAAAAAAGCGCAGAATGGAATTTGGTAAAGGCAATAAAAGTTTACCTTTTCTACCCATTAAAATAAAGAATGCAGTGGGCGAAGTTTTAGACATAGAATCAAAACCAATACCATTTATTTTTGAAGGAAAATATGCCGTATTAGTTGTTTACCACGACTTAACACAACAAAGGAAAATTGAAAAGGAACAAATGCGATTGCAAATTGTAGAAGAAACAAATAAGCAATTAAAGGAAGAAATAAAGGACCGTAAAAATGCAGAGCAAAAATTGAAACAATCGCTTCAAGAAAAGGAAGTTTTATTAAAAGAGGTGCATCATCGAGTAAAAAATAATTTGCAGGTTATTTCCAGTATATTAAATCTTCAATCGTCATACATAACAGACGAATACACAATAAACTTGTTTAAAGAGAGCCAAAATAGAATTAAATCAATGGCTTTTATACATGAAACACTTTACCAAACAAAAGATTTTTCTAGAATAAATATTGCAGATTATTTAACCAATGTGGTAAAAAACTTGGTGCACTCATATTCATTACAAAAAGTAGAAACAGAGCTATTAATAGAGAAAATAGATATGAATATAGATACTGCCATACCATGCGGCTTGGTGGTAAATGAAATTATTTCTAATTCGCTTAAATATGCTTTTATTAATAAAGAAAATCCGCAATTATATTTAAGCGTAAAAAACTATAAATCAGACCTTATTAAAATACGGGTAGGAGACAATGGAGTAGGACTACCCAACGGGTTTGATTATAAATCATCAGCCACACTTGGAATGCAGTTAATTTTTACCTTAGCAGAACAAATTAATGCTGATGTAAAGATTGATACTAATAATGGCGTACATTACACAATCATTTTTAAAAACACATAA
- a CDS encoding response regulator, producing MSAKNILIVEDESIVAKDIQLSLKKLGHNVIGICSKGEDAIIFIDEQKPELVLMDIMLKGKQDGIETASVIKEKYNIPVIYLTAYADENTLSKAKITEPYGYILKPFKEIDLHTAIEMAVYKHEKINEIKKERDFLYSIVENKDKSSLFVKSNSQQVKIKSKEILFVEALKDYVIINATIGKFTIHSTMKDIEKKLSSNEFMRVHRSFIVNIDKIAAIESSDLILENSSKRIPIGGSFKEDLQKKLNFI from the coding sequence ATGAGTGCCAAAAATATTTTAATTGTAGAAGATGAAAGTATCGTAGCAAAAGACATTCAATTGAGCTTAAAAAAATTAGGACACAATGTAATTGGAATTTGTTCGAAAGGAGAAGACGCAATAATCTTTATTGATGAGCAAAAGCCAGAACTGGTATTAATGGATATTATGCTTAAAGGAAAGCAGGATGGTATAGAAACTGCGTCAGTAATAAAGGAAAAATACAATATTCCGGTAATATATTTAACTGCATATGCTGATGAAAACACCCTAAGCAAAGCAAAAATAACAGAACCTTATGGATATATATTAAAGCCATTTAAAGAGATCGATTTGCATACAGCTATTGAAATGGCTGTGTATAAACACGAAAAAATAAATGAAATAAAAAAAGAAAGAGACTTTTTATATTCTATTGTTGAAAATAAAGACAAATCGTCCCTATTTGTAAAATCAAATTCACAACAAGTAAAAATTAAATCGAAAGAAATACTTTTTGTAGAAGCGCTAAAAGATTATGTTATTATAAACGCTACAATTGGTAAATTCACTATACATTCTACCATGAAGGATATAGAAAAAAAACTATCTTCTAACGAATTTATGAGAGTACATAGATCTTTCATTGTGAATATAGATAAGATAGCTGCTATTGAGTCATCCGATTTAATTTTAGAAAATAGTTCTAAAAGAATACCAATCGGTGGTTCTTTTAAAGAAGATCTTCAAAAGAAATTGAATTTTATTTAA